The Phycisphaeraceae bacterium genome has a window encoding:
- a CDS encoding phosphomannomutase/phosphoglucomutase: MLGKVFKAYDVRATYPKPLNEKLSWQIGYACGQYLTQVASDAGYDDPMMRHVVVGRDMRASGPALAKALKKGINDYGAHIIDVGLVDTPFVTFAVNFLSCAGGVQVTASHNPANYNGFKICKIHGKPVGMETGLDDVRRYAAMASADKIVPKNGREESRDLWADYARHVLQFVSPLLLDGAKTIKVVIDASNGMAGTMIPKVFKGVPGLKIIELNFDNSKGTFVHEPNPLVESNLAQLKKAVVDSKAHLGICFDGDADRCVVVDETGRTVGCDHLTAWLATRFLKTHPGASIVYDLRSSKALPEMVQEAGGVPVKCRVGHVFMKQKMADHGAVFGGELSGHFYFRDNFNADSGAIAFACIVSALAESGGTMSKQIAPARRYAQSGEINFRTEDKEGALKRLRGLYPDARIEELDGLTIDLGAWWCNVRMSNTEPLLRLNLEGPDQHTVDIALREVSRCLGERVHH, encoded by the coding sequence ATGCTGGGCAAGGTTTTCAAGGCCTACGACGTCCGCGCCACCTATCCCAAGCCGCTCAATGAGAAACTCTCGTGGCAGATCGGCTACGCGTGCGGGCAGTATCTGACGCAGGTGGCGTCCGACGCGGGGTACGACGACCCCATGATGCGCCACGTCGTCGTGGGGCGCGACATGCGCGCCAGCGGTCCCGCCCTGGCCAAGGCGCTCAAGAAGGGCATCAACGACTACGGCGCCCACATCATCGACGTGGGGCTGGTCGACACCCCGTTCGTCACCTTCGCGGTCAACTTCCTGTCCTGCGCGGGCGGCGTGCAGGTGACCGCCTCGCACAATCCCGCCAACTACAACGGCTTCAAGATCTGCAAGATTCACGGCAAGCCGGTGGGCATGGAGACGGGGCTGGACGACGTGCGCCGCTACGCCGCCATGGCCAGCGCGGACAAGATCGTGCCGAAGAACGGGCGCGAGGAGTCACGCGACCTGTGGGCCGACTACGCCCGTCACGTGCTGCAGTTCGTCTCCCCGCTTCTGCTGGACGGCGCCAAGACCATCAAGGTGGTCATCGACGCCAGCAACGGCATGGCGGGCACGATGATCCCGAAGGTCTTCAAGGGAGTCCCGGGGCTGAAGATCATCGAACTCAACTTCGACAACAGCAAGGGAACGTTCGTCCACGAGCCGAACCCTCTGGTGGAGTCGAACCTGGCGCAGCTCAAGAAGGCGGTGGTGGATTCCAAGGCGCACCTGGGCATCTGCTTCGACGGCGACGCCGACCGCTGCGTGGTGGTGGATGAGACGGGGCGCACCGTGGGCTGCGATCACCTGACGGCGTGGCTGGCGACGCGGTTCCTCAAGACCCACCCCGGCGCCTCGATCGTCTACGACCTGCGCTCCAGCAAGGCCCTGCCCGAGATGGTGCAGGAGGCGGGCGGCGTGCCCGTCAAGTGCCGCGTGGGGCACGTGTTCATGAAGCAGAAGATGGCCGATCACGGCGCGGTGTTCGGAGGGGAGCTCTCGGGCCACTTCTACTTCCGCGACAACTTCAACGCCGACTCCGGCGCCATCGCCTTCGCCTGCATCGTCAGCGCCCTGGCGGAGAGCGGCGGAACCATGAGCAAGCAGATCGCCCCGGCGAGGCGTTACGCCCAGTCGGGCGAGATCAACTTCCGCACCGAGGACAAGGAAGGCGCGCTGAAGCGCCTGCGCGGGCTCTACCCGGACGCCAGGATCGAGGAGCTTGACGGGCTCACCATCGACCTTGGCGCCTGGTGGTGCAACGTCCGCATGAGCAACACCGAGCCGCTCCTGCGCCTGAATCTCGAAGGACCGGATCAGCACACCGTGGACATCGCGCTCCGGGAAGTCTCACGCTGCCTCGGCGAGCGGGTGCATCACTGA
- the tadA gene encoding Flp pilus assembly complex ATPase component TadA, with protein sequence MARKRQKLGDILTSWKVVTAEQVQQAIQISQRTGKRLGEALIEAGHCSEEDVAKGLAAQFDMEFLNLDRPEASGRVDRSLIPEDLIKKHLVLPLGKENGRLRLLIHDPMDLELLDLLRFRLNTEIDTAIASKRQIKQYIDGGGSGEGGKGMFSEESLVTDSVDVTMDRSVDTSVDASIDIEAGADAPIIRLVNRMITEAVRSRASDIHVEPMEDRVLLRYRIDGVCHVRDNLPKRMQAALLARLKLMAGVNIAERRVPQDGRIKMPVDGEAVDFRVSCCPAYHGESVVLRILRSDSVRIGLINLGFEQDTLDEFNRIIRRPNGIFLVTGPTGSGKTTTLYSALDILNRPDRKIITAEDPIEYHFNGINQCQVRENIGLTFPIILRAMLRQAPNIILVGEIRDYDVAEVAIQAALTGHLVFSTLHTNDAPSAITRLIDMGVKPYLAASSVQAIMAQRLVRILCPQCKTLESNPDPKYMRLIGISPEEAAKGQIMKPVGCANCVKTGFRGRKGIFELMRMNQEIRELAFERAPIGRIRAAAIRAGMRTLVQDGKIKALKGATTMQEVATFAQADTLETVEPIA encoded by the coding sequence ATGGCACGAAAGCGTCAGAAACTCGGTGATATCCTGACCTCGTGGAAGGTCGTCACGGCGGAGCAGGTCCAGCAGGCCATTCAGATCAGCCAGCGGACCGGAAAACGCCTCGGCGAAGCCCTCATCGAGGCCGGACATTGCAGCGAGGAGGATGTCGCCAAGGGGCTGGCCGCCCAGTTTGACATGGAGTTTCTGAACCTCGACCGCCCCGAGGCCAGCGGGCGGGTTGATCGGTCGCTCATTCCCGAGGATCTCATCAAGAAGCACCTGGTCCTGCCGCTGGGCAAGGAGAACGGCCGCCTGCGGCTGCTGATCCATGATCCCATGGACCTTGAACTGCTCGACCTGCTTCGATTCCGGCTCAATACCGAGATTGACACGGCCATCGCGTCCAAGCGGCAGATCAAGCAGTACATCGACGGGGGCGGGTCGGGGGAGGGCGGCAAGGGCATGTTCTCCGAGGAGTCGCTGGTCACCGACTCGGTGGACGTGACAATGGACCGCTCGGTGGATACATCGGTGGACGCCTCGATTGACATCGAGGCCGGCGCCGACGCCCCGATCATCCGCCTCGTCAACCGAATGATCACCGAGGCGGTGCGAAGCCGGGCGTCTGACATCCACGTCGAGCCGATGGAGGATCGCGTCCTGCTGCGCTATCGGATCGACGGCGTCTGCCACGTGCGCGACAACCTGCCCAAGCGCATGCAGGCCGCCCTGCTGGCCCGTCTGAAGCTGATGGCGGGCGTCAACATCGCCGAGCGGCGCGTGCCCCAGGACGGCCGCATCAAGATGCCGGTGGACGGCGAGGCGGTGGACTTCCGCGTGTCGTGCTGCCCCGCCTATCACGGCGAGTCGGTGGTGCTGCGTATTCTGCGCAGCGATTCCGTCCGCATCGGCCTCATCAACCTGGGCTTCGAGCAGGACACGCTGGATGAGTTCAACCGCATCATCCGGCGGCCCAACGGAATCTTCCTCGTGACCGGACCCACCGGCTCCGGCAAGACCACGACGCTCTATTCGGCGCTGGACATCCTCAACCGGCCCGACCGGAAGATCATCACGGCCGAGGATCCCATCGAGTATCACTTCAACGGCATCAACCAGTGCCAGGTGCGCGAGAACATCGGGCTCACGTTCCCGATCATCCTTCGCGCCATGCTGCGCCAGGCGCCCAACATCATCCTGGTCGGCGAAATCCGCGACTACGACGTGGCCGAGGTGGCCATCCAGGCGGCCCTGACCGGCCACCTGGTCTTCTCCACCCTGCACACCAACGACGCGCCGTCCGCGATCACCCGACTCATCGATATGGGCGTGAAGCCCTACCTGGCGGCCAGTTCGGTGCAGGCGATCATGGCCCAGCGCCTGGTCCGCATTCTCTGCCCCCAGTGCAAGACGCTCGAATCCAACCCCGATCCCAAGTACATGCGGCTCATCGGCATCTCGCCTGAAGAGGCCGCCAAGGGGCAGATCATGAAGCCCGTGGGATGCGCCAACTGCGTGAAGACCGGCTTCCGCGGACGGAAGGGCATCTTCGAACTGATGCGAATGAACCAGGAAATCCGCGAACTCGCGTTCGAACGGGCGCCGATCGGGCGCATCCGGGCTGCGGCGATCCGGGCCGGCATGCGAACGCTGGTGCAGGATGGCAAGATCAAGGCCCTCAAGGGGGCGACAACCATGCAGGAAGTGGCGACCTTCGCCCAGGCCGACACGCTGGAGACCGTCGAGCCGATCGCCTGA
- a CDS encoding ABC transporter ATP-binding protein, with protein sequence MLKEVAFSIQAGQMAALLGPNGCGKSTLLRLIAGALTPDAGEIRVGGRADAAERRRLLSIVFQRNGLDKHLSVRENLLFQAALYGLTGRAARERVEADLAASGLMERADQRVKTLSGGLARRAELCRALLHRPHVLLLDEPTAGLDPGARDAFLESLDQRRRDDGLTVLLTTHLVDEADRSDRVLLMHKGELVADGPPGVLRARLGDRLITLHGPASPPAMDGITWARRRGAWTAAIAGGRTGIGAIANELASQGRSFTIAPPTLGDLFEQLTGASLSPRADDDAVELAA encoded by the coding sequence GTGCTGAAGGAGGTCGCTTTCAGCATTCAGGCGGGCCAGATGGCGGCGCTGCTCGGCCCCAACGGATGCGGCAAGTCCACCTTGCTGCGGCTGATTGCCGGCGCGCTGACGCCTGACGCCGGGGAGATCCGAGTCGGGGGCCGAGCCGACGCGGCGGAACGCCGCCGCCTGCTCAGCATCGTCTTTCAACGCAATGGTCTGGACAAGCATCTGTCCGTCCGTGAGAACCTGCTGTTTCAGGCGGCGCTCTACGGGCTGACGGGGCGAGCCGCGCGTGAGCGCGTCGAGGCCGACCTGGCGGCCTCCGGACTGATGGAACGGGCGGATCAGCGCGTCAAGACGCTCTCGGGCGGTCTGGCCCGGCGTGCGGAGCTCTGCCGCGCGCTCCTGCACAGGCCGCACGTGCTGCTGCTGGATGAACCGACCGCGGGGCTCGATCCGGGAGCGCGCGACGCGTTTCTTGAATCGCTCGACCAGCGCCGACGCGACGACGGGCTGACCGTGCTGCTCACCACGCATCTGGTGGACGAGGCGGACCGCTCCGATCGCGTGCTGCTGATGCACAAAGGCGAACTGGTGGCCGACGGTCCGCCGGGCGTGCTGCGGGCCCGGTTGGGAGATCGGCTCATTACGCTGCACGGCCCGGCGTCGCCTCCCGCGATGGACGGGATCACCTGGGCGCGGCGCCGCGGCGCCTGGACGGCGGCCATCGCCGGCGGGCGGACGGGCATCGGTGCGATCGCGAACGAACTGGCGTCCCAGGGCCGCTCGTTCACCATCGCGCCGCCCACGCTGGGTGACTTGTTCGAGCAGTTGACGGGCGCATCGCTGTCGCCGCGAGCTGACGACGACGCCGTGGAACTCGCCGCATGA
- a CDS encoding ABC transporter permease, translating into MNHDGAIDRPSGMTACATLARREVLRFLRQPARLVAAIATPALLWVFLTAGLTGAMGLKLTGDGAVDFGAFLLPGTLTLVAMFASIFSAISVIEDRDQGWLQAVLVSPAPRWSIALGKTAGGTVLAFAQAAVLLPLFLARGELPGAESAGLTMLALFLTCLGVTGMGVVLAWRCDSSQSFHAVMNLVFMPMWLLSGAFFPIDEAAGWLSAVAWINPLTWCTEAIRRPLLGQEVGWMLWLTAAYAASMLLAATAMVARPGKRSAT; encoded by the coding sequence ATGAATCACGACGGCGCCATCGATCGACCCAGCGGCATGACGGCGTGCGCCACCCTGGCGCGGCGCGAGGTGCTGCGGTTTCTTCGTCAGCCGGCACGCCTCGTGGCGGCGATCGCAACCCCCGCGCTGCTTTGGGTGTTCCTCACGGCGGGACTGACCGGCGCCATGGGATTGAAACTCACCGGCGACGGCGCGGTGGACTTTGGCGCGTTCCTGCTGCCGGGCACGCTGACGCTGGTGGCGATGTTCGCCTCGATTTTCTCGGCGATTTCCGTGATCGAGGATCGGGATCAGGGATGGCTGCAGGCGGTGCTGGTGTCGCCCGCGCCGCGATGGAGCATCGCACTGGGCAAGACCGCGGGGGGCACGGTGCTGGCCTTCGCTCAGGCGGCCGTGCTGTTGCCGCTGTTCCTGGCACGGGGAGAACTACCCGGCGCGGAATCGGCCGGACTGACCATGCTGGCGCTGTTCCTCACCTGTCTCGGCGTCACGGGCATGGGAGTCGTGCTGGCGTGGCGGTGTGATTCGTCGCAGTCCTTCCACGCCGTGATGAATCTGGTCTTCATGCCCATGTGGCTGCTCTCCGGCGCGTTCTTTCCAATTGACGAGGCGGCCGGCTGGCTGAGCGCCGTGGCGTGGATCAACCCGCTGACGTGGTGCACCGAGGCGATTCGACGACCGCTGCTGGGACAGGAGGTTGGATGGATGCTCTGGCTCACCGCCGCCTACGCGGCGTCGATGCTGCTCGCGGCCACGGCGATGGTCGCCCGACCCGGAAAAAGGTCGGCGACCTGA
- a CDS encoding universal stress protein, with translation MLKRILVGLGGTPYTLAAMQHALDLARRHQAETTGVTVLEASQVADVGPVPLGAGAAAAELREHRVREILAAQDEQIARFHRLFDSANCVARVIRETGDPFEELTSLWRYHDLTILGLQGLFEYGVVRDPQDCVVRLIAKGVRPILAVAREHRVIRRVVIAYNGSMGSAKTMKRFIQSRLWDDPEIHIVCFELPEGESRALLHAAQDYCRAHGYEAAIHHVQESPRSGLPPFVERLGADLVVMGSTNRSRLAKLMLGDTAVHMLRHATIPLFLGQ, from the coding sequence ATGCTCAAGCGAATCCTCGTCGGACTGGGCGGAACGCCGTACACCCTGGCGGCGATGCAGCACGCGCTCGACTTGGCCAGGCGGCATCAGGCCGAAACCACCGGCGTAACCGTGCTCGAGGCCTCGCAGGTGGCGGACGTGGGGCCCGTGCCGCTGGGGGCCGGTGCGGCGGCGGCGGAACTGCGCGAACACCGCGTGCGCGAAATTCTCGCGGCGCAGGATGAACAGATCGCCCGGTTTCATCGACTGTTCGACAGCGCCAACTGCGTGGCCAGGGTCATCCGTGAGACCGGCGACCCCTTCGAGGAACTGACGTCCCTCTGGCGATATCACGACCTCACCATCCTCGGGCTGCAGGGATTGTTCGAGTACGGGGTGGTGCGCGATCCGCAGGACTGCGTCGTCCGGCTCATCGCCAAGGGCGTGCGACCGATTCTCGCGGTGGCGCGCGAACACCGCGTGATCCGCCGCGTCGTGATCGCCTACAACGGGTCGATGGGATCGGCCAAGACGATGAAGCGCTTCATCCAGAGCCGTCTCTGGGATGACCCCGAGATTCATATCGTCTGCTTCGAACTGCCGGAGGGCGAGTCGCGCGCGCTGCTTCACGCCGCCCAGGATTACTGCCGCGCGCATGGATACGAGGCCGCCATTCATCACGTCCAGGAATCCCCCCGCAGCGGCCTGCCGCCGTTCGTCGAGCGACTCGGCGCCGATCTGGTCGTGATGGGCTCGACAAACCGTTCGCGACTCGCCAAACTCATGCTCGGCGACACCGCCGTCCACATGCTCCGACACGCCACCATCCCGCTGTTCCTGGGCCAGTGA
- a CDS encoding phosphopantothenoylcysteine decarboxylase: MTHPPRLLVTMGPTHEPIDRVRFIGNQSSGRMGLAIAKAAVMRNWTTTALVGPVDSTVVPVHSDIRVRRFQTTADLQTLLRQEWPVHDMLVMAAAVADFRPVPGTTPEKIQRGAAGLTLHLEPTPDLVAEAASSRRPDQLVVAFALEPSAQLEAAARRKMTRKGVDAIVANPLETMGHPDVCGRVLTSDGRELIPADGQPLRKEAFASWLIDVISTLRAARL, encoded by the coding sequence ATGACGCATCCGCCGAGACTGCTGGTCACGATGGGACCGACGCACGAACCCATCGACCGGGTCCGGTTCATTGGAAACCAGTCGTCGGGCCGCATGGGCCTGGCCATCGCCAAGGCGGCGGTGATGCGGAACTGGACAACCACCGCGCTCGTCGGTCCGGTGGATTCGACGGTCGTTCCGGTCCATTCGGATATCCGGGTGCGTCGGTTCCAGACAACCGCCGACCTGCAGACGCTGCTGCGACAGGAGTGGCCTGTCCATGACATGCTTGTCATGGCCGCCGCGGTGGCGGACTTCCGCCCCGTGCCGGGAACCACACCGGAGAAGATTCAGCGCGGTGCGGCGGGGCTGACGCTCCATTTGGAACCCACCCCGGACCTGGTCGCCGAAGCCGCCTCCAGCCGGCGACCTGACCAACTGGTCGTCGCCTTCGCTCTGGAGCCGTCGGCGCAACTGGAAGCCGCCGCCCGCCGAAAGATGACCCGCAAGGGGGTGGATGCAATCGTCGCCAACCCGCTGGAGACGATGGGTCACCCGGACGTGTGCGGCCGGGTTCTGACTTCAGACGGGCGGGAGCTCATCCCGGCCGATGGTCAGCCCCTGCGCAAGGAGGCCTTCGCATCCTGGCTGATCGACGTCATCTCGACCCTGCGAGCGGCTCGACTGTAG
- a CDS encoding sodium:proton antiporter, whose protein sequence is MNDLASPHIHGSNPARRPGVAFWIAVTVGASGIGWLIWHSLADVHHAPHRSEPPPWWPIGVLPFVVILSAIAFLPLIPATRHWWESNLHRFYVALGCAAATVAFALFSLGWHEVITLLEHAVVSEYLPFIVLLFSLYVVSGGIRLSGDLPARPWVNTTFLAAGGVLASIIGTTGASMLLIRPLLETNAERRHKVHTVVFFIFLVSNIGGTLLPIGDPPLFLGYLKGVEFFWTLNLAGPWFLTVLLLLVGYFLLDRWLHAREDVAGLQRDALQHRPLRLEGAVNLVWIGGIVLAVAGLVPGRQLPVVEWTVFPFLRELVMLAIVGLSLWTTPRQVRLDNRFNYAAILEVAALFIGIFIAMQIPVMVLQVEGPRFGLSEPWQFFWLTGALSSFLDNAPTYVVFFETANAMPQPPGSDVVALTGGRFIREDLLAGISLGAVFMGAMTYIGNGPNFMVKSIAEQSGVRMPSFFGYMAYSGVILLPTFVLVTLVFLR, encoded by the coding sequence ATGAACGATCTGGCATCCCCGCACATCCACGGATCGAACCCCGCCAGAAGACCCGGCGTTGCCTTCTGGATCGCCGTGACCGTCGGTGCGTCGGGCATCGGCTGGCTCATCTGGCACTCACTGGCCGACGTCCATCATGCCCCTCACCGGAGCGAACCGCCCCCGTGGTGGCCGATCGGAGTGCTTCCGTTCGTCGTGATTCTTTCGGCCATCGCCTTTCTCCCCCTGATCCCGGCGACGCGGCACTGGTGGGAGAGCAACCTGCACCGCTTCTACGTGGCCCTGGGATGCGCGGCGGCCACGGTCGCCTTCGCCCTGTTCTCCCTGGGTTGGCACGAGGTCATCACGCTGCTGGAGCACGCGGTGGTGTCGGAGTACCTGCCGTTCATCGTCCTGCTCTTCTCCCTGTACGTGGTATCAGGCGGAATCCGCCTTTCGGGCGATCTTCCCGCCCGGCCCTGGGTCAACACGACCTTTCTGGCCGCCGGAGGGGTGCTGGCCAGCATCATCGGCACGACGGGCGCCAGCATGCTGCTCATCCGCCCGCTGCTGGAGACGAACGCCGAACGGCGTCACAAGGTGCACACCGTGGTGTTCTTCATCTTCCTGGTCAGCAACATCGGTGGGACGCTGCTGCCGATCGGAGACCCGCCGCTGTTTCTGGGTTACCTCAAGGGCGTGGAGTTCTTCTGGACGCTCAACCTGGCCGGCCCCTGGTTTCTCACCGTGCTGCTGCTGCTGGTCGGCTACTTCCTGCTGGATCGCTGGCTCCACGCCCGCGAGGACGTTGCCGGTCTGCAGCGTGACGCGCTCCAGCACCGTCCGCTGCGGCTGGAAGGCGCGGTCAACCTGGTCTGGATCGGCGGCATCGTGCTCGCGGTGGCGGGACTGGTGCCGGGGCGGCAGCTGCCCGTCGTGGAGTGGACGGTCTTCCCATTCCTGCGAGAACTGGTGATGCTCGCCATCGTGGGGCTGTCGCTGTGGACCACGCCGCGACAGGTTCGACTTGACAACCGCTTCAACTACGCGGCCATTCTCGAGGTCGCCGCCCTGTTCATCGGCATCTTCATCGCCATGCAGATTCCGGTCATGGTGCTGCAGGTGGAAGGCCCGCGTTTCGGCCTGAGTGAACCCTGGCAGTTCTTCTGGTTGACGGGCGCCCTGTCCAGTTTCCTGGACAACGCACCGACCTACGTCGTCTTCTTTGAAACCGCCAACGCCATGCCCCAGCCGCCGGGTTCGGACGTGGTGGCGCTCACCGGCGGACGGTTCATCCGTGAGGATCTCCTGGCGGGGATCTCGCTCGGCGCGGTGTTCATGGGCGCGATGACCTACATTGGCAACGGACCGAACTTCATGGTCAAGTCCATCGCGGAGCAGTCGGGCGTGCGGATGCCCAGCTTCTTCGGATACATGGCGTACAGCGGCGTCATTCTGCTTCCCACCTTCGTGCTGGTGACGCTGGTGTTTCTGCGCTAA
- a CDS encoding type IV pilus twitching motility protein PilT, with protein MSTIQIDRLLDTVIRQGASDLHISVGRKPTLRLHGHLRSLDTKVLEPDDTVALMKAITPERSQQELQEEGGCDFGFAYGDEARFRVAVFRQRGNVSIALRLIPNRLLTFEQIGLPPICRDLIRRPRGLFVVTGPTGSGKTTSLATMVDHINTNLDRHIVTVEDPIEYYHYHKKSVVNQREVGVDVPSFSEALRRVLRMDPDVILVGEMRDLETMEAAIRAAETGHLVFATLHTTGAAGTISRIIDAFPVNQQAQVRVQLSVTLICVLSQVLLSRVDRPGMVASYEFLVVTPAISNLIRENKTFRIDSAIQTGRKFGMQLLDDHLWSLYERGIIAADEMIDKSKDPGELTEKVHRAGGYVGRVELDEKTE; from the coding sequence ATGTCCACGATTCAGATCGACCGACTGTTGGACACAGTCATCAGACAGGGCGCCTCCGACCTTCACATCTCCGTGGGTCGCAAGCCGACGCTTCGGCTCCACGGCCATCTCCGCTCGCTCGACACCAAGGTGCTGGAGCCGGATGACACCGTCGCCCTGATGAAGGCGATCACCCCCGAGCGCTCCCAGCAGGAACTGCAGGAGGAGGGCGGCTGCGACTTCGGCTTCGCCTACGGTGACGAAGCCCGGTTCCGCGTCGCCGTGTTCCGACAGCGCGGCAACGTTTCCATCGCGCTGCGACTGATCCCCAACAGACTGCTCACCTTCGAGCAGATCGGCCTGCCGCCCATCTGCCGCGACCTCATCCGCCGCCCCCGTGGCCTGTTCGTGGTCACCGGCCCCACCGGGTCGGGCAAGACCACATCGCTGGCCACCATGGTGGACCACATCAACACCAACCTCGACCGGCACATCGTCACGGTCGAAGACCCCATCGAGTACTACCACTACCACAAGAAGTCGGTGGTGAACCAGCGCGAGGTGGGCGTCGACGTGCCGTCATTCTCCGAGGCCCTTCGCCGCGTGCTCCGCATGGACCCGGACGTGATCCTGGTCGGCGAAATGCGCGATCTGGAGACCATGGAAGCCGCCATTCGCGCCGCTGAAACGGGTCACCTGGTGTTCGCAACCCTGCACACCACCGGAGCCGCGGGCACCATCAGCCGCATCATCGACGCCTTCCCGGTCAACCAGCAGGCGCAGGTGCGCGTGCAGCTCTCGGTTACGCTGATCTGCGTGCTCAGCCAAGTGCTCCTCTCGCGCGTCGACCGTCCTGGCATGGTGGCCAGCTACGAGTTCCTCGTGGTCACGCCCGCCATCTCCAACCTGATCCGCGAGAACAAGACCTTCCGTATCGACTCAGCCATTCAGACCGGGCGCAAATTCGGCATGCAGCTGCTGGATGACCACCTCTGGTCGCTCTATGAACGGGGCATCATCGCCGCCGACGAGATGATCGACAAGAGCAAGGATCCCGGCGAACTGACCGAGAAGGTGCATCGCGCCGGTGGATACGTCGGTCGCGTTGAACTGGACGAGAAGACTGAATGA